GGTCGAGTCGACTGACGGCTTCGAGGAGACTGCAGACGGCACCTACGAGTGGACCGAAACGACCGATACGCCGTCGATACGCATGACGGTGCCCGCGGATCGAACCGGCTACGAGGGACACCATCGGGTCGGTTCGACGAACGACTCGACCGGGACGCTGTCTGCTGGTTCGGGCGGAGGCTACAGCTTCGTCGACACAGGCGAGTGGGGTATCGTCCAGGTTCCCCAGGTTGGCCTCTCCTGGCGAGAGACAGAATCCGTCGGCTTCGAGTCGACCGCAACCGTCGACGGACCGGGTGCGACCGGCGGCGACATCGCCGTCTTCGGCGAGGTGACCGAACACGAACGGACCGTCGACGGCGAGCGGCACAGGCTAGTCGTCCCCGAAGCGGCCGACCTGAAAGAATCCCCCGAGGACGTCCTCGAGACGCTCGCCGCTGGCAGCGACGCCCTCGAAGTCGGCGAACGGCCGGACGAACTGTTCGTCGTCGCGGCCCCGACCGACGTCGAGTGGGGACCTCGCGGACTCCAGTACGGTGAGGGCGACGCCTGGGTCCGTGCCGATGCACCGATCGACGAACCCGACAACGTCTGGCTTCACGAATACGTCCACGTTCGCCAGGCCTTCGCCGGCCCACAGGACGGCGTCGCGACCGAGACGGAGTGGCTGATCGAGGCCCAGGCCGAGTACTACGCGGCCCTGATCTCCCTCGAGAAGGGGTTGATCGGGTTCGACGAGTTCCAGCGATTCCTCGAGCGCGGCGAGCAGTCACCCTATGCCAACGACGTCCTCGTCGAACCCAATAGCTGGGAGGACGAGACCGACTACGTGAAGGGACCGCTGGTCTACGGCGAACTCGACCGACAGCTTCGACTCGAGACCGACGGTGACCGAACGCTCGAGGACGTCTTCCGGGAACTCAACGCACGGGCGGACAAGGGGACGGTGACCGAGAGCGACTTCCTCGGAGCACTCGAGAACGCGGGCGGTACGGAAGTCCGCGAGAGCGCCGAACGCTACACGCGGACGAAGGCCGTGCCGTCGACGTGGGATCGATCCGAGCACGAGGCGGCGTTCGACCAGCCGATCT
This portion of the Natronobacterium texcoconense genome encodes:
- a CDS encoding CARDB domain-containing protein, whose amino-acid sequence is MVFLLVASLPAGVAGAAGSGSTAGAAGDRIGPAGAVATVDDEIVVDRSEQFATSVASSSDTLHRATTLRQLPDEPGEFEAEMTFELPDPVTGLEVDIVSPGTVESTDGFEETADGTYEWTETTDTPSIRMTVPADRTGYEGHHRVGSTNDSTGTLSAGSGGGYSFVDTGEWGIVQVPQVGLSWRETESVGFESTATVDGPGATGGDIAVFGEVTEHERTVDGERHRLVVPEAADLKESPEDVLETLAAGSDALEVGERPDELFVVAAPTDVEWGPRGLQYGEGDAWVRADAPIDEPDNVWLHEYVHVRQAFAGPQDGVATETEWLIEAQAEYYAALISLEKGLIGFDEFQRFLERGEQSPYANDVLVEPNSWEDETDYVKGPLVYGELDRQLRLETDGDRTLEDVFRELNARADKGTVTESDFLGALENAGGTEVRESAERYTRTKAVPSTWDRSEHEAAFDQPISTMEYRFATESISVGDESWKQWDRDGETTTAVPVGEPVTVPVAVENVGDRDGTYDATLQVDGSVVDHAQGSLTAGDRTTERLEWTPPQQGVYDLRVGSETMTVFVRGPSSVTVSDLAVEPDDVDPGESVTATATVEAADDRPGAAVLPVRTPEGVAAEESVVVRPGETATLESDLAFDEDGYYEVAVGNQKTTVSVGGLPAAQLEEVPGFGAVTAVVAVFVMLVVSLWRRRL